Genomic window (Leptospira bouyouniensis):
TTTTTGACTAGTTCATTTCTTGTACCACCTAAGTGGTAATATCCGCTCACATAACCATTTTTATGTGCAACCCATACAATATTCCCGGAACCCCTTTCTTCTTCAAACGGGTTATCTTCCGCATAACGAGAGTATAAAATGAAACCGTCGCCCATGGATCTGACGGGTTGCAAAACAGAAGATATATCTAATCCATTGTGGAAATGGTCTTTTCTGGATTCGCCGAAGGTACTCGTGATTAGGGAGGAAAGTTCCAATCCTTGGATCGGCCAAACAAATTCAAGTTTCCCTTCGGACTTCTGTCCTTCCGCTAAAATAAAACTTGCCAGAAGAGTCAAAATCACAACAATACGTTTCATGTTATTAGAAGTCTCTTTGTGGGTTCTTTTTTAGGAAAGTAGTTTATGAATCAGACTTCTTATTCAACTGAAGAAATTTTAGAACTTGTCAAAGAATGTGGGACAGGAAGCCAAAAAGCGCTACAACAGTTTTTTGACCACTACTCTCAAGATATTTATAATTTCCCCATTCGTGTCTTCCATCTAACGGAAGATGATGCTTCTGATTATTATATTTACGCCTTTGAACGTTTAAAATCTGGCAAACGTTTCAAAAGTTTCGTTGGAAAATCCAGTTTTAAAACATGGTTTTTTTCCGTATTACGGAATCTACTCATCGATTGGCAACGGACCAAACGAGAAGTCAAAACCCAGACTATTTCCAAGGTCAACCAGGAAGGTAAAGAATACAGCACCATTGAAGACGAACCTGACAAACGAGCCGATGCTTTGGCTATTGCCCTTGATGTCACTGACCAATTCCAATCCGTACTTTCCACAATCAAATTGGAAAACAGGATTGTTTTTAAATTGTCCTTTGTGTATTACCTGCATCTCGATCCCGAAGAATTACAGTACATAGCAGCCAAAACAAATCGCCCAGAAATTGAAATTCGCGATGAAATTTTAAAACTTAGGGAGGAATTATCCAACAGAGAAGAGGAAAATCTCAAAATGGAGGACAAAATCACTTCCTTGTATTTGAATATTCTCGATTTGAAGGAACAAAAAAAACAAAAAGCGCAAGGGGATTCGGTAGAAGCACAATATTATAAAGAACGATTGGACCATGCACTTGCGAAGAAGTACGAACAACGAAAAAAACTCATCGAGAAAAAACAAAAAGGCCACTTCCTCGTTCGCACCCCTTACCGTGAAATTGCCAGAATCTTAGGGATTTCCGAAGGTGGAGTGAGCGTAACCTTGCTCCGGGTACTCGAAAAAATACAAAAAAAAATGAATTCTGT
Coding sequences:
- a CDS encoding sigma-70 family RNA polymerase sigma factor, with product MNQTSYSTEEILELVKECGTGSQKALQQFFDHYSQDIYNFPIRVFHLTEDDASDYYIYAFERLKSGKRFKSFVGKSSFKTWFFSVLRNLLIDWQRTKREVKTQTISKVNQEGKEYSTIEDEPDKRADALAIALDVTDQFQSVLSTIKLENRIVFKLSFVYYLHLDPEELQYIAAKTNRPEIEIRDEILKLREELSNREEENLKMEDKITSLYLNILDLKEQKKQKAQGDSVEAQYYKERLDHALAKKYEQRKKLIEKKQKGHFLVRTPYREIARILGISEGGVSVTLLRVLEKIQKKMNSVAEES